In Aricia agestis chromosome 16, ilAriAges1.1, whole genome shotgun sequence, one genomic interval encodes:
- the LOC121734943 gene encoding nucleic acid dioxygenase ALKBH1, whose amino-acid sequence MEYKDNFMKIFKYYKSNKPQPSFKEVISLGEEVYKTKKVVKNNVNISEIDHRLQELGLENQLNWNIYSFLNHPGLIFIRNPFTALGQRYWIKQCLEEYTKKPNKLNIDNEICLQDWWSECVKDENNKFYKKLRWTTLGYHHNWDTKVYSEDNKNEFPHDLAELCKVIAKALGFDDFRAEAAIVNYYHIGSTLSAHTDHSEVNLDAPLLSFSFGQSAIFLIGGKDKSVEPTPILINSGDVVIMSKEARLCYHAVPRILRSSNQPWNDLQHKEPPSKIKKTEESETNNFRIFSKYVEESRININVRQVLHKTQKSLTDAIL is encoded by the exons ATGGaatataaagataattttatgaaaattttcaaATACTACAAGTCCAATAAGCCTCAACCATCCTTTAAAGAGGTAATTTCGCTTGGTGAAGAAGTTTATAAGACCAAAAAA GTAGTGAAAAATAATGTTAACATCTCCGAAATTGACCACCGATTGCAAGAACTGGGCTTAGAGAATCAATTAAATTGGaatatttattcttttttaaatcATCCAGGTTTAATTTTTATACGAAATCCCTTTACCGCTCTAGGTCAAAGGTATTGGATAAAACAATGTCTAGAAGAATATACAAAGAAACCCAATAAACTAAACATTGACAATGAAATATGTTTACAAGACTGGTGGAGTGAATGTGTGAAAGACGAGAACAACAAGTTTTACAAAAAATTGAGATGGACAACACTGGGGTACCATCACAACTGGGATACAAAA GTATACAGTGAGGATAATAAGAATGAATTTCCACATGATCTTGCCGAGCTATGTAAAGTTATAGCTAAGGCTTTAGGTTTTGATGATTTCCGAGCTGAAGCGGCTATTGTCAATTACTACCACATTGGATCCACCCTGTCAGCACACACAGACCATTCCGAAGTTAACTTAGATGCACCTCTACTTTCTTTTAG TTTTGGGCAATCAGCAATATTTTTGATTGGTGGTAAAGACAAGTCTGTGGAACCCACACCTATTTTAATTAATAGCGGAGATGTGGTTATAATGTCTAAAGAAGCGAGACTGTGCTATCATGCAGTTCCTAGAATTTTAAGGTCCTCTAATCAACCATGGAATGACTTACAACACAAAGAGCCGCCAAGTAAAATAAAGAAGACAGAAGAATCGGAAACAAataattttagaatattttctAAGTATGTTGAAGAGTCAAGAATAAACATAAATGTTAGACAAGTATTACATAAAACCCAGAAGAGTTTGACGGATgcaatattatga
- the LOC121734949 gene encoding N-alpha-acetyltransferase 38, NatC auxiliary subunit, translating into MYKKGHKEGIVFILNMSESTVTVLQGEKDLEQLDGKTKLRKWLNMNFRIEMTDGRVLIGVFLCTDRDANVILGACSEYLKNSDGETEEPRVLGLVMVPGRHIVSIQLDDTQKMSYT; encoded by the exons atgtataaAAAGGGCCATAAAGAAGGTATAGTTTTCATATTGAATATGAGCGAGTCTACAGTAACCGTTCTTCAAGGTGAGAAG GATTTGGAGCAATTGGATGGAAAGACTAAACTACGAAAATGGCTCAATATGAACTTCAGAATAGAAATGACTGACGGAAGGGTACTTATAGGTGTATTCCTCTGCACCGATAGAGATGCAAATGTTATTTTAG gaGCCTGTAGTGAGTACCTCAAAAACAGTGATGGCGAGACAGAGGAACCCCGAGTTTTGGGTCTAGTAATGGTGCCTGGGCGTCACATAGTATCTATACAACTGGATGATACACAGAAGATGTCGTATACTTAA
- the LOC121734931 gene encoding uncharacterized protein LOC121734931: MSLKGISEDLKKPTDSISPETLQEIVTAFKRENDIDEELMNNILLAIWNHLTKGFTNFDNQLLCSTSFFSVLSKSKTNEIYIKQMKDIISDQIQNEEKEKLQAISLIYGIFQSSYFMNKLLLEQNIEQLSTLLQSAFHLLVNNAYEYSQYTFITFKIMTAFKKVIGTGVESVIFNKDNQVKLLRMVNNNWENPITGVRNLNRRIFKNILFFLDKQTYEELLSDINNIYWNKAKYLMLAEIVEHYDGDVKTLVENNDWVKGVTESLYKPGLVSAGSDMYFAILKKIKNEDDWIKLFLNDITKILCGENMKAIENFSNYWCLATLKKFTILSTTLIREIEDTEISDTILYSSLCVLKHGVKLGVISKGDIVLESLKHCKPCIRIVAFEILCVIDKSLPSKIQYENVLNFLWENVNSDCTVLRVCMLNNLGTFLSKLHVLFLHYNNNSNENSIILLQSFCKDLQRFIVKSFNYDGNYQRKITTVQLTQIILKNLKSVHQKNKDIKKSKMSLMEFLQKHGVWFLHERDFLMKLINLLKDSASDIHENVAQILIQYYIDDISDTTTLNELIDDAISCINSKFFYEISCGQIIFKLIANILMNRELETKFKNIEDILNFALRVLLEEYSSQNIIASIENGKQLHSYINIIHVILHTCRQRSYKLNVPNETMYTLVDILQYVSNQFAWEKESKSSDFSRMNDMVQSLITTSGYDYKSDDETKISDQYQLVLNCLWLNVKASCDLSSLLIQYFDDVTACEKCLYTITNVLETSRHKGAIEAAGVAIGNAIRYLTSLPKDSKLSALPMSLLKKKLKELISETSNTISITRRGAGLSIMVHRIVSNDNSKGKPLFHYFMNILLSTCKSNLANDKQNVNKEDLPKAVYIHFLTKIVMDSSLVSDTMYYATELGEIAFQNLTDEHWQIRNAALQLYGALIPKLIGQKKSCGAEEESVITVACDEFRTHFPTLWKYILQRVETQDKTDILQSHSNLVPILNILSNMGRRYAFSCDKNQNDLKVLAVNLVKLLDSPIYIVRRLTSRAIVNISTPEILEQIKEIQYLSENFRHGLLLLVTEFEKYDYHIEKQYELKQKLKPNSFLCKLYYDELFNKYTFDNVDTVKNILNDMPSKRYAPGYFFWLNKTTEKYIENTSWNYIPELFKTLENYNEFANCCQILLKRLKNGFSIPKEIILELTNNLLNSTKQHNVSSVWEFLYHLSSKFDLHRNIDINILMTHLQSHNLYSIRHIVPLATRICVKNNDMINLHQIMNVINSLSNPETSDVDMRCISAIANNEIAYDFNNLLDDIKIVSLKTAISLLQDEDDDIRHLSSHFYSNIVNDKKVLNPFICMNKIMGAEFLQATFKDPTTSILKVCQDLSCLIQPCSNDSNKFNPFASDSKNIYMENNVLKELMENLTCKN, encoded by the exons ATGAGTTTGAAAGGTATTTCTGAAGACTTAAAAAAACCAACTGACAGTATTAGTCCAGAAACATTACAG gaGATAGTCACTGCATTCAAAAGGGAAAATGATATTGACGAAGAGTTGATGAACAATATTTTACTTGCAATATGGAATCATCTTACCAAAGGATTTACTAACTTTGATAACCAGCTACTTTGCTCTACATCATTCTTCTCAGTGTTGAGCAAAtcaaaaacaaatgaaatataCATAAAACAGATGAAGGATATAATAAGTGATCAAATTCAAAACGAAGAAAAAGAAAAGCTTCAAGCTATCTCAttgatttatggcatatttcaatcttcatattttatgAACAAACTCTTGTTAGAACAGAACATTGAACAATTAAGTACACTTTTGCAGTCAGCTTTTCATCTACTTGTAAATAATGCATATGAATACTCTCAGTACACATTTATAACATTCAAAATAATGACAGCCTTTAAAAAGGTAATAGGGACGGGTGTAGAAAGTGTTATATTCAACAAAGACAACCAAGTGAAGTTACTGAGAATGGTCAATAATAACTGGGAAAATCCTATAACAGGTGTAAGAAACTTGAACAggagaatatttaaaaatatactattttttcTCGACAAGCAAACGTATGAGGAACTTCTGAGTGACATTAACAATATTTACTGGAACAAAGCAAAGTATTTAATGCTTGCTGAAATTGTTGAACATTATGATGGCGATGTTAAAACTTTGGTGGAGAATAATGATTGGGTGAAAGGAGTCACAGAGAGCTTATACAAACCAGGTTTAGTTTCAGCTGGGTCTGATATGTATTTTGCGATTCTAAAGAAGATAAAAAATGAAGATGATTGgattaagttatttttaaatgacaTAACTAAAATACTGTGTGGCGAAAATATGAAAGCCATTGAAAACTTTAGTAACTACTGGTGTTTGgcaacactgaaaaaatttacAATACTGTCAACAACATTGATTCGTGAAATAGAAGATACTGAAATTTCAGACACAATACTTTACAGTTCCTTATGTGTATTAAAACATGGAGTTAAGCTTGGT GTAATTTCTAAGGGAGATATTGTATTGGAGAGCTTAAAACATTGTAAACCTTGCATCAGAATAGTTGCATTTGAAATATTGTGTGTCATAGATAAATCTTTGCCCAGTAAAATACaatatgaaaatgttttaaattttttatgggaaaatgtaaaTTCTGATTGTACTGTGCTTAGAGTATGCATGTTGAATAATTTGGGAACTTTCCTATCTAAACTACATGTTTTGTTTCTACATTACAACAACAATAGCAACGAAAACAGCATAATACTCTTGCAGTCATTCTGTAAAGATCTTCAAAGGTTTATTGTCAAATCTTTCAACTATGATGGAAACTACCAGAGAAAAATCACAACCGTCCAACTTACACAGATAATTTTAAAGAACTTAAAAAGTGTTCATCAGAAAAACAAAGATATCAAGAAATCTAAAATGTCACTGATGGAATTCTTGCAAAAACATGGTGTATGGTTTTTGCATGAAAGAGACTTTCTTATGAAACTTATTAATTTGTTGAAGGATTCAGCAAGTGACATACATGAAAATGTTGCCCAAATACTTATACAATACTACATTGATGATATTTCAGACACAACTACACTAAATGAGTTAATAGATGATGCGATTTCTTGCATCAATAGCAAATTCTTTTACGAAATTAGTTGTGGccagataatatttaaattgattgCAAATATATTGATGAATAGAGAactagaaacaaaatttaaaaatatagaagATATTCTTAATTTTGCATTGCGAGTGTTGTTAGAAGAATACAGTAGTCAAAATATTATAGCGTCTATAGAAAATGGGAAACAACTGCAttcatacattaatataattcaTGTTATTTTACACACTTGCAGGCAGAGATCCTATAAGTTAAATGTACCAAATGAGACTATGTATACTTTGgttgatattttacaatatgtgTCAAATCAATTTGCCTGGGAAAAAGAGTCTAAGAGCTCTGATTTTTCAAGAATGAATGACATGGTGCAAAGTCTGATTACAACTTCTGGTTACGATTATAAGAGCGACGATGAAACAAAGATTTCAGATCAGTATCAACTTGTTCTTAATTGTTTATGGTTGAATGTCAAG gcaTCCTGCGATTTATCATCACTCCTAATTCAATATTTTGATGATGTGACTGCATGCGAGAAATGTCTGTATACAATAACAAATGTGCTAGAAACTTCTAGACATAAAGGAGCGATAGAGGCCGCTGGTGTCGCCATTG gCAATGCAATACGCTATTTGACCAGTTTACCTAAAGATAGTAAGCTATCAGCATTACCTATGTCTTTACTGAAGAAGAAGTTGAAAGAATTAATTTCTGAAACTAGCAACACCATATCGATAACAAGACGTGGTGCCGGACTCTCTATCATGGTTCACAGGATTGTTTCTAATGACAACTCTAAAGGAAAA CCACTTTTCCATTACTTCATGAATATACTGCTTTCAACTTGCAAAAGTAATCTAGCAAACGACAAACAGAATGTTAACAAGGAAGACTTGCCAAAGGCAGTGTATATACATTTTCTGACAAAAATAGTCATGGACAGTAGTTTGGTGTCTGATACAATGTATTATGCTACTGAGTTAGGAGAAATAGCTTTCCAAAACCTTACCGATGAGCATTGGCAAAtaag GAATGCGGCATTGCAGCTTTATGGTGCTTTGATTCCAAAATTAATTGGTCAGAAAAAATCATGTGGGGCTGAGGAGGAAAGTGTAATAACTGTTGCCTGCGATGAATTCAGGACCCACTTCCCTACTCTGTGGAAGTACATCCTCCAAAGAGTTGAAACTCAAGACAAAACTGATATACTACAATCACATTCTAATCTAgttccaattttaaatattttatcaaatatgGGCAGAAGATATGCATTTTCATGTGACAAAAACCAAAACGACCTTAAAGTTTTGGCTGTTAATCTCGTAAAATTGTTGGATAGTCCCATTTATATTGTAAGAAGACTTACTTCAAGGGCCATTGTAAATATATCAACACCAGAAATTTTGGAGCAAATCAAAGAAATACAGTATTTGTCAGAGAATTTCAGACATGGATTGCTGTTGTTAGTGACAGAATTTGAGAAATATGACTACCACATTGAAAAACAATATGAGTTGAAGCAAAAATTGAAACCTAATTCCTTTTTATGTAAACTATATTATGATGAATTGTTTAATAAGTACACTTTTGATAATGTGGacacagtaaaaaatattttaaatgacatGCCTAGTAAAAGATATGCTCcaggatattttttttggttgAACAAAACAACTGAAAAGTACATTGAGAATACATCATGGAATTATATTCCAGAATTATTTAAAACCCTTGAAAATTATAATGAATTTGCAAACTGCTGTCAAATACTGCTTAAAAGGTTGAAAAATGGTTTCAGCATACCTAAAGAGATTATATTGGAactaacaaataatttattaaatagtaCAAAACAACATAATGTTTCATCAGTCTGGGAGTTTTTATATCACTTGTCATCTAAATTCGATTTACACAGAAACATAGATATCAACATTTTAATGACACATTTGCAAAGCCATAATTTATACAGTATAAGACACATTGTCCCTTTGGCTACAAggatttgtgtgaaaaataatgATATGATTAATCTACATCAAATAATGAATGTTATCAACAGTTTAAGTAACCCAGAAACCTCAGATGTAGACATGAGATGCATATCAGCAATAGCTAACAATGAAATTGCttatgattttaataatttattagatgATATCAAAATTGTGAGTCTAAAAACGGCAATATCATTACTACAAGATGAGGATGATGATATTAGGCATCTAAGTTCACACTTTTACAGTAATATTGTCAATGATAAGAAGGTACTGAACCCATTTATATGCATGAACAAAATTATGGGTGCAGAGTTCCTACAAGCTACTTTCAAAGACCCAACAACCAGCATATTAAAAGTATGCCAGGATTTGTCATGCTTAATCCAACCTTGTTCAAACGACTCAAACAAATTTAATCCATTTGCAAGTGATTCTAAGAACATCTACATGgaaaataatgtattaaaagAGTTAATGGAAAATCTTACTTGTAAAAATTAA
- the LOC121734950 gene encoding cytochrome c oxidase assembly factor 6 homolog, whose product MSFPDKKQRKICWDARDKYWECLDEQNIKDSSETPKVCSALRKVFENSCPSKWVTHFDRKRDYNVFKEKMVTEGYEPIKETE is encoded by the coding sequence ATGTCGTTTCCCGATAAAAAGCAACGAAAGATTTGTTGGGACGCTAGAGACAAGTATTGGGAATGTTTAGATGAGCAAAATATTAAAGACAGTTCAGAAACCCCTAAAGTGTGTTCAGCTCTTAGAAAAGTGTTTGAAAACTCCTGTCCGTCCAAATGGGTCACACATTTCGATAGGAAACGAGactacaatgtatttaaagagAAAATGGTGACAGAAGGCTATGAACCTATAAAAGAAACTGAATAG
- the LOC121734945 gene encoding methylenetetrahydrofolate reductase 1, with translation MSRKIIELLNDEQLSYSIEVTQEITEDEINKLVINKIVPLEPLFYSVTWHALVHKCKALDIAPIRVAKRLRELNKDVLLHLTCSLLTKPFLEKLLETLQISDIRNLFIVLGENCDSESTDFKGTKDLIKYIRQITGDYFCIGVAGFPGSDDKLLALKDKVDSGADFILTQAFFEYEDFKNFLVKCKSLGINIPVIPGMFPFDTESELIKFKNLCKVNVSENFLKLANEESGIILVEKLINIMVKEANVKHYHFFTLNKIARIENLIKKLCSVQGLKL, from the exons ATGTCTCGTAAAATAATAGAGCTTTTGAACGACGAACAACTTTCCTACTCTATTGAAGTGACTCAAGAGATAACTGAAGATGAAATAAATAAGttggtaataaataaaattgttccaCTGGAACCCTTATTTTATTCGGTGACATGGCATGCGCTAGTGCATAAATGTAAAGCTTTAGATATAGCTCCGATAAGAGTGGCAAAGCGGTTGAGAGAATTGAACAAAGACGTCCTGCTACATCTGACTTGTTCCTTGCTAACGAAGCCTTTTCTTGAAAAGTTGTTGGAGACCCTACAGATTTCTGATATTCGTAATTTATTCATCGTTTTAGGTG AAAACTGTGACTCTGAAAGCACTGACTTCAAAGGCACGAAggatctaataaaatatatacggCAGATAACGGGCGATTACTTTTGCATTGGAGTAGCTGGATTTCCAGGCAGCGATGACAAGTTATTGGCTCTAAAAGACAAAGTAGATAGTGGAGCAGACTTCATACTCACACAAGCTTTCTTTGAATATGAAGATTTCAAGAATTTTCTTGTTAAATGTAAAAGCTTAGGAATTAATATTCCTGTTATACCTGGAATGTTTCCTTTTGATACTGAATCGgagttaattaaatttaaaaacttgtgCAAAGTGAACGtgtctgaaaactttttaaaattggcTAATGAAGAATCTGGAATAATACTAGTTGAAAAATTAATCAATATCATGGTCAAAGAAGCTAATGTGAAACATTATcacttttttactttaaataaaatcgcAAGAATAGAAAATTTGATCAAGAAACTATGCAGTGTTCAAGGTTTAAAATTATAA